One genomic window of Psychrobacillus sp. INOP01 includes the following:
- a CDS encoding Na/Pi cotransporter family protein, protein MELNWQEMLFQFFGGLGIFLFAIKFMGDGLQKAAGDRLRDILDKYTTNPFMGVLVGIIVTVLIQSSSGTTVITVGLVSAGFMKLRQAIGVIMGANIGTTVTAFIIGFDVGGYALPIMAVGAFLLFFFKKNKIQNLGEVIFGFGGLFLGLELMSDGMKPLREMTAFTDFTLSMSDSPILGVFAGTIFTLIVQSSSATVAILQGLYAENLLSLSGSLPVLFGDNIGTTITAILASLGASVAAKRAAATHVLFNVVGSIIFLILLTPFTMYIQWISGVLDLESKMQIAFAHGSFNVANTMIQFPLIGAWAYLVTKLIPGEDVSIEYKPKHLDVHFIEQSPSIAIGQAKEEILRMGALSVQGLETTYSYLRTNNKKEAALGYQIEDALNNLDQKITDYLVQISSQSLSAQDSARHNILMDTVRDVERIGDHFENIIELIEYREVNRLILTEDAIKDVSEMFELTITTVSKALEALDTNNVELAQNVSEQENVIDKMERQFRKNHILRVNEGHCSGQAGIMFVDILSNLERIGDHASNIAEAVLGKRI, encoded by the coding sequence GTGGAATTAAATTGGCAAGAAATGCTCTTTCAATTTTTTGGTGGATTGGGTATTTTCTTATTCGCCATTAAATTTATGGGTGATGGTCTTCAAAAAGCTGCGGGGGATAGACTTCGTGACATTTTAGATAAGTACACAACCAATCCTTTTATGGGTGTTTTAGTCGGTATTATCGTTACTGTTCTTATTCAGTCTAGCTCGGGTACGACGGTTATAACAGTTGGGTTAGTTAGCGCAGGATTTATGAAGCTAAGACAAGCAATTGGAGTAATTATGGGTGCCAATATCGGTACAACTGTAACTGCTTTTATCATCGGCTTCGATGTTGGTGGATATGCTTTACCTATAATGGCTGTTGGGGCATTTCTTTTGTTCTTCTTTAAGAAAAACAAAATTCAAAATTTAGGAGAAGTTATTTTTGGTTTTGGTGGGTTGTTCCTTGGACTCGAACTGATGAGCGATGGGATGAAGCCTCTAAGAGAAATGACTGCTTTCACTGACTTTACACTTAGTATGAGTGATAGCCCTATTCTTGGAGTATTTGCAGGAACAATTTTTACATTAATCGTTCAAAGTTCGAGTGCAACTGTTGCAATTTTACAAGGACTTTATGCAGAAAACCTTCTTTCATTATCAGGCTCTCTGCCAGTTCTATTCGGAGATAATATTGGTACAACTATTACAGCGATACTTGCTTCTTTAGGTGCTTCAGTTGCAGCCAAACGCGCAGCAGCTACACATGTACTATTTAACGTCGTCGGTAGTATAATATTTTTAATTTTGTTGACGCCTTTTACAATGTATATACAGTGGATATCTGGAGTGCTTGATTTGGAAAGTAAAATGCAAATAGCATTTGCCCACGGATCTTTTAATGTAGCTAATACGATGATACAATTCCCGCTTATTGGTGCATGGGCTTATCTTGTTACAAAACTTATTCCAGGAGAAGATGTCTCAATTGAATATAAACCAAAACATTTAGACGTTCACTTTATTGAACAATCACCATCCATTGCAATTGGACAGGCAAAAGAAGAAATATTGCGTATGGGTGCTCTAAGTGTTCAAGGACTAGAAACAACTTATTCTTATTTAAGAACGAATAACAAAAAAGAAGCAGCCTTAGGCTATCAAATAGAAGATGCTTTGAATAATTTAGATCAGAAAATTACAGATTATCTCGTACAGATATCTTCTCAGTCTTTATCAGCACAAGATTCTGCTCGACATAATATCTTAATGGATACGGTACGAGATGTAGAAAGAATTGGGGATCACTTTGAAAATATTATTGAATTAATCGAATATAGAGAAGTGAATCGTTTAATTCTTACAGAAGATGCTATAAAAGATGTTTCAGAAATGTTTGAGCTTACAATAACAACAGTTTCGAAAGCATTGGAAGCATTAGATACGAACAATGTTGAATTAGCGCAAAACGTGTCGGAGCAAGAAAATGTAATTGATAAAATGGAACGTCAGTTTAGAAAAAATCACATACTTCGCGTAAACGAAGGACATTGCTCTGGTCAAGCGGGAATTATGTTTGTAGATATTTTGAGCAACCTTGAGCGTATAGGTGATCACGCTTCTAATATTGCAGAAGCAGTTTTAGGTAAAAGAATATGA
- the phoU gene encoding phosphate signaling complex protein PhoU, which yields MVGREKFDADLKLVQSLLLELSNTAIDTLDNSMSYLFEKNIEGALAILDNDEHINRMEEEVNDRVILLIAKQQPVATDLRRLMVLVKIAADMERIGDYACNIAKETIRIGKDEHIEPIILLEEMRIKTIKMLKQVLDAFTNENMEEAKSIAKLDDEVDEMYGHIIRTLLTTGVNNPIHLSQVTQLSFVSRYLERSADHATNIAERLLYLLKGKHYELNN from the coding sequence ATGGTAGGAAGAGAGAAGTTCGATGCAGATCTGAAATTGGTTCAGTCTTTGTTACTGGAGTTAAGTAATACAGCTATTGACACATTAGACAATTCTATGAGTTATCTTTTTGAGAAAAATATTGAAGGTGCACTGGCCATACTTGATAATGATGAACATATTAACCGTATGGAAGAAGAAGTGAATGATCGAGTAATTTTGTTAATAGCAAAACAACAACCAGTTGCAACTGATTTACGAAGATTAATGGTGCTTGTCAAAATTGCTGCAGATATGGAGCGAATTGGTGATTATGCTTGTAATATCGCAAAGGAAACTATTCGTATTGGTAAAGATGAGCATATTGAGCCAATAATTTTGCTTGAAGAAATGCGCATCAAAACAATTAAAATGCTTAAACAGGTTCTCGATGCATTTACGAACGAGAATATGGAGGAAGCTAAAAGTATAGCTAAATTGGATGATGAAGTGGATGAAATGTACGGGCATATTATTCGGACACTTCTCACTACAGGAGTGAATAATCCTATCCATCTAAGTCAGGTAACTCAATTATCATTTGTGTCACGTTATTTAGAGAGATCTGCAGATCATGCAACAAATATTGCAGAACGCCTTCTATATTTATTAAAAGGTAAGCATTACGAATTAAATAATTAA
- a CDS encoding DUF1189 family protein produces MSLLQLFKSSLYSSKKMAAFRLIPIGKVMQYIFIYILIMSIISFVYFLNGISDQQQSMEGLLEYFSQIQWLLYPFSFIFLFVLNTLFIFVRISIFAYIGSIILHIRKRKGDYRHIWRTALFANTIPMLLSIIFAILQLSNNYIQLVIYTISLVIIISATKYYPVKR; encoded by the coding sequence TTGAGTTTATTACAACTGTTCAAATCTAGCTTATATAGTTCCAAAAAAATGGCTGCATTTCGACTTATTCCGATTGGGAAAGTAATGCAATATATATTTATTTATATATTAATCATGTCCATTATCTCTTTTGTTTATTTTCTTAACGGAATTTCTGACCAACAACAATCGATGGAAGGATTACTTGAGTACTTTTCTCAGATTCAATGGCTCTTATATCCATTCTCCTTTATATTCTTATTTGTATTGAATACTTTATTTATTTTTGTTCGTATTAGTATATTTGCATACATAGGGAGTATCATCCTTCACATTAGAAAAAGAAAAGGTGATTATCGTCATATTTGGAGAACGGCTTTATTTGCAAATACGATTCCGATGTTGCTATCTATCATTTTTGCTATACTACAACTTTCTAATAACTATATTCAACTCGTAATCTATACTATAAGTTTAGTAATTATCATTTCAGCAACTAAATACTATCCAGTTAAAAGATAA
- the pstC gene encoding phosphate ABC transporter permease subunit PstC has product MVKGGFTVSQKHSAQKLSVQELIQKSSGKKQKKLIEKMIPIILLLIASVSVLTTFGIVGTLIVETFIFFKEVKVTDFLFGTEWYPFANSEQLFGILPLIAGTLKVTAIAVIVAVPFGIASAIFLSEYASDKSRRIIKPILEVLAGVPTIVYGFFALTFVTPLLQQFIPDLKIFNALSPGIVVGVMILPMIASLSEDAMSSVPNSIREGALAMGSTKLEVALKVVLPAALSGITASIVLAVSRAIGETMIVSLAGGSTPKFDFNVTESIQTMTAYIVQVSSGDAGYGTTIYYSIYAVGFTLFLFTLLMNYLAHVISKKYREEY; this is encoded by the coding sequence ATGGTAAAAGGGGGATTCACCGTGAGTCAAAAGCATAGTGCCCAAAAGCTTTCGGTACAAGAGCTTATCCAGAAATCGAGTGGCAAAAAGCAGAAGAAATTAATAGAAAAGATGATTCCGATTATCCTATTATTGATAGCTTCTGTCTCTGTCCTAACGACATTTGGAATTGTTGGAACATTGATTGTTGAAACGTTCATATTTTTTAAAGAAGTAAAAGTTACAGACTTTTTATTCGGTACAGAATGGTATCCTTTTGCAAATTCAGAACAATTATTTGGAATACTCCCATTGATAGCGGGTACGTTAAAGGTAACTGCTATTGCAGTTATAGTTGCTGTACCATTTGGGATTGCATCAGCAATTTTCTTAAGTGAGTATGCTTCTGATAAATCAAGAAGAATTATTAAACCTATTTTAGAAGTATTAGCGGGAGTTCCTACAATTGTATATGGATTCTTTGCTCTAACATTTGTTACGCCTTTGCTTCAACAGTTTATACCGGATTTAAAAATCTTTAATGCACTAAGTCCTGGGATTGTGGTAGGAGTTATGATCTTACCAATGATTGCATCATTATCAGAAGATGCAATGTCCTCCGTTCCTAATTCGATACGCGAAGGTGCTTTAGCTATGGGTTCAACCAAATTAGAAGTAGCGTTGAAGGTAGTTTTACCAGCAGCACTTTCAGGAATTACGGCTTCAATAGTATTAGCAGTTTCTCGTGCAATTGGTGAAACAATGATTGTTTCTCTAGCAGGTGGCTCTACACCAAAGTTCGATTTCAATGTAACAGAATCCATCCAAACAATGACTGCGTATATTGTTCAGGTTTCATCTGGTGATGCGGGTTATGGAACCACAATTTATTACTCGATCTATGCAGTTGGATTTACTTTATTCCTCTTTACTCTGTTAATGAACTATCTTGCTCACGTTATTTCTAAAAAGTATCGGGAGGAATATTGA
- a CDS encoding penicillin-binding protein 2 has translation MRKIPNKRTQSMKAKQRANITFRMNILFFSIFVLFTMLILRLGYLQIVKGEDYTRALARTEEVPVNTSVPRGRIFDSEGRIMVDNLPQRAITYTKMQTTKSKEMYKIAETLSILIEKKPNGITKSDLQDFWLTKYPEEALELVTDKERKAIEADEELEKKEQNRAIDRLTRSRITDEQLNSFTADELEVIAIYREMASGYALSPQIIKGDDVKEEVTVEEFARVSERLGDLEGVNTTTDWRRVKTSSLAILGSTTLPKVGIPKDRLDYFLSRDYSRNDRVGTSYIEQQYEEVLQGQKSVVKNITDGKGRVIDIQTVYEGEPGKDLVLTMDSEIQLAHEEILAEELLKLSKNNGAQYLQNAYFIMMDPYTGEVLSLVGKRIGKNEDTGAKEIKDYAFGAFTNAYEVGSTVKPGTILTGYREGVLEIGTSLVDEPIRIKGSEPKSSVFNRSGSIRMTDLQALERSSNVYMFKTAYGIAGSTYRANQSINFGTDAFLKMRSGYAQLGLGALTGIDLPGEVNGSTGGFEDGKLLDLSIGQFDTYTTLQLAQFASTLANGGSRIQPHVVKEIREPSEDGVQLGKVVKEMTPNILNTVDNTREEIERVRQGMKLVYFGDRGTARGAFSNAPFTGGGKTGTAQSSYFDAELWRTFGTVNLTHVGFAPYDNPEIAYALVIPHASLESSYKTNYSTAIARRLVDKYFEIKQKNNATSVSDSTSTSLIKPAFTNAKIDEEETE, from the coding sequence ATGCGAAAAATTCCAAATAAACGTACACAAAGTATGAAGGCTAAACAACGAGCAAATATTACTTTTCGTATGAACATACTGTTTTTCTCGATATTTGTACTTTTTACAATGCTTATTCTTCGCTTAGGCTATTTACAAATAGTAAAAGGAGAAGATTATACGCGAGCTTTAGCTCGTACCGAAGAAGTCCCGGTAAATACTAGTGTACCCCGCGGTCGAATTTTCGATAGTGAAGGGCGAATAATGGTTGATAATCTTCCTCAACGAGCGATTACGTATACAAAAATGCAAACAACGAAATCAAAAGAAATGTATAAAATTGCAGAAACATTAAGTATTCTAATAGAAAAGAAACCAAACGGTATTACCAAGAGTGATTTGCAGGATTTCTGGTTAACAAAATATCCAGAGGAAGCACTTGAATTGGTGACAGATAAAGAGCGTAAAGCAATAGAAGCAGATGAAGAATTAGAAAAAAAAGAGCAAAATAGAGCAATCGACCGTTTGACTAGAAGTAGAATTACGGATGAACAACTGAATTCCTTTACCGCAGATGAATTGGAAGTCATTGCAATTTATAGAGAAATGGCTTCTGGATATGCATTATCTCCTCAGATTATTAAAGGGGATGACGTGAAAGAAGAAGTTACAGTTGAAGAATTTGCACGGGTCTCTGAAAGACTAGGTGATTTAGAGGGAGTAAATACTACAACAGATTGGAGAAGAGTAAAAACTTCCTCACTTGCTATATTAGGCTCAACTACATTACCCAAAGTAGGTATTCCAAAAGACCGATTAGATTATTTTCTATCTCGAGACTATTCTCGAAATGATCGTGTAGGAACAAGTTATATTGAACAACAGTATGAGGAAGTACTCCAAGGTCAAAAAAGTGTTGTCAAAAATATAACTGATGGAAAAGGAAGAGTTATCGATATTCAAACAGTTTATGAAGGAGAACCAGGAAAAGATTTAGTGTTAACAATGGATAGTGAAATTCAATTAGCACATGAAGAAATTCTAGCAGAAGAACTACTTAAATTGAGTAAAAACAATGGTGCTCAATATTTGCAAAATGCTTATTTTATTATGATGGATCCATATACTGGGGAAGTACTTTCACTAGTAGGTAAAAGAATTGGGAAAAATGAAGATACAGGTGCAAAAGAAATCAAAGACTACGCATTTGGTGCATTTACTAATGCATATGAAGTGGGGTCCACAGTGAAACCAGGTACAATACTTACAGGTTATCGCGAAGGGGTATTAGAAATCGGAACCTCACTAGTAGATGAACCAATCCGTATAAAGGGGTCGGAGCCAAAAAGTTCTGTATTTAACCGATCCGGAAGTATACGGATGACTGATTTACAAGCACTAGAGCGTTCTTCAAACGTGTATATGTTTAAAACAGCTTATGGAATTGCGGGCAGTACTTATCGAGCAAATCAGTCTATTAACTTTGGGACAGATGCCTTTCTTAAAATGAGAAGTGGATATGCTCAACTTGGACTCGGAGCATTAACAGGAATAGATCTGCCTGGAGAAGTGAACGGGAGCACTGGTGGATTTGAAGATGGTAAACTATTAGACTTAAGTATTGGACAGTTTGATACGTACACTACATTGCAACTAGCTCAGTTTGCTTCTACTCTTGCTAATGGTGGTAGTAGAATTCAACCTCATGTAGTTAAGGAAATTAGAGAGCCTTCTGAGGATGGTGTCCAACTAGGTAAAGTAGTAAAAGAAATGACTCCAAATATATTAAACACAGTAGATAACACTCGTGAGGAGATTGAACGTGTTCGTCAAGGTATGAAACTCGTGTATTTTGGTGATAGAGGAACGGCTAGAGGCGCTTTTTCAAATGCCCCATTTACTGGTGGAGGAAAAACAGGAACTGCTCAATCTAGCTACTTTGATGCAGAATTATGGCGAACATTTGGTACTGTAAACTTAACTCATGTTGGTTTTGCCCCATATGATAATCCTGAGATAGCATACGCACTTGTTATCCCACATGCTTCATTGGAATCGTCATATAAAACAAATTATTCTACGGCAATAGCGCGTAGACTTGTCGATAAATATTTTGAAATCAAACAAAAAAATAATGCAACATCAGTAAGTGATTCCACTTCTACTTCTCTTATAAAACCAGCATTCACAAATGCAAAAATAGATGAAGAAGAAACAGAATAA
- a CDS encoding PstS family phosphate ABC transporter substrate-binding protein, translating to MKSWKYFMMTTMVGSALALGACGDDSTTDEVENETGTEEAATGDTQDEAVLEGQVSGDGSSTVAPIMEALVEEYAGVQDKVQVTVGVSGTGGGFEKFIAGTTDFSNASRPIKDEEKAELEAAGIDFTEFKLANDGLTVVVSKDNDWVEDVTVEDLKKMWIEDGTTKKWSDINPDWPAEEIVFYSPGTDSGTYDYFDEVILDEADLVKSATLSEDDNVLVQGVQADKNAIGFFGYAYYLANQDTLKAVKIEGVEPNNETIESGEYSPLSRPLFTYVSNKALAENAALYDFMQYSLENAGDMAEAVGYVRLADAEYDKGLSTLEGLK from the coding sequence ATGAAAAGCTGGAAGTATTTTATGATGACAACAATGGTTGGTTCGGCACTTGCTCTAGGAGCTTGTGGAGATGATTCAACTACAGACGAAGTTGAGAACGAAACTGGTACAGAAGAAGCTGCAACAGGTGATACTCAAGATGAAGCAGTTCTAGAAGGACAAGTTTCCGGTGATGGTTCAAGTACAGTAGCACCAATTATGGAAGCACTTGTTGAAGAATATGCAGGAGTACAAGATAAAGTTCAAGTAACTGTTGGGGTATCAGGAACTGGTGGAGGTTTTGAAAAATTCATCGCTGGTACAACAGATTTCTCAAATGCATCTCGTCCTATTAAAGACGAAGAGAAAGCAGAATTAGAAGCAGCAGGAATTGATTTTACAGAATTTAAACTTGCAAATGATGGTTTAACAGTAGTAGTAAGCAAAGATAATGACTGGGTTGAAGATGTAACAGTAGAAGATTTAAAGAAAATGTGGATTGAAGATGGAACGACAAAAAAATGGTCTGACATTAATCCAGATTGGCCAGCAGAAGAAATTGTCTTCTACTCTCCTGGTACAGATTCCGGAACTTATGACTATTTTGATGAAGTAATTCTTGATGAAGCAGATCTTGTAAAATCTGCAACGCTATCAGAGGATGATAACGTATTAGTACAGGGTGTCCAAGCGGATAAAAATGCAATTGGTTTCTTTGGTTATGCTTACTACTTGGCAAACCAAGATACTTTAAAAGCAGTTAAAATTGAGGGTGTTGAGCCTAATAACGAAACGATTGAATCTGGTGAATATTCACCACTTTCGCGTCCATTATTCACTTATGTAAGTAACAAAGCGCTTGCTGAAAATGCTGCATTATATGACTTCATGCAATATTCTTTAGAAAATGCAGGGGATATGGCTGAAGCAGTAGGATATGTTCGTCTGGCAGATGCTGAGTATGATAAGGGTCTATCTACTCTAGAAGGTTTAAAATAA
- the pstB gene encoding phosphate ABC transporter ATP-binding protein PstB, which produces MVQLLEKGSASQKEASSIVYDTQKLNLWYGNHHALKNIDLKIKENEVTAIIGPSGCGKSTYIKTLNRMVELVPTVKTSGEILYRERNIFDANYGVEELRTKVGMVFQKPNPFPKSIYDNIAYGPRIHGIRNKKVLDEIVEKSLRGAAIWDEVKDRLTTNAYSLSGGQQQRICIARCLAIEPDVILMDEPTSALDPISTLKVEELIQELKEDYSIIIVTHNMQQAARISDKTAFFLNGEVVEFDTTDVIFSTPEDKRTEDYISGRFG; this is translated from the coding sequence ATGGTACAATTGTTAGAAAAAGGGTCAGCAAGTCAAAAGGAAGCATCTAGTATTGTATACGATACACAAAAGTTAAACTTATGGTATGGAAATCATCACGCACTTAAAAATATCGATTTAAAGATTAAAGAAAATGAAGTTACTGCTATAATCGGACCATCTGGCTGTGGTAAGTCAACCTATATTAAAACGTTAAATCGTATGGTAGAATTAGTACCTACAGTTAAAACATCGGGAGAAATTCTGTATCGTGAACGAAACATCTTTGATGCAAATTACGGAGTAGAGGAACTACGTACGAAAGTGGGGATGGTTTTCCAAAAGCCTAATCCATTTCCAAAGTCTATTTATGACAATATTGCTTATGGTCCGAGAATACACGGTATAAGAAACAAAAAGGTTTTAGACGAGATCGTTGAGAAAAGTTTACGTGGAGCTGCTATATGGGATGAAGTGAAAGACCGTTTAACAACGAATGCTTATAGTTTATCTGGCGGTCAGCAGCAACGTATTTGTATAGCTAGATGTCTTGCTATAGAACCAGATGTTATTTTAATGGATGAACCGACATCGGCACTCGATCCAATTTCCACACTTAAAGTAGAGGAATTAATACAAGAGCTGAAAGAAGATTATTCAATCATTATCGTGACACATAATATGCAACAAGCTGCACGTATTTCGGATAAAACAGCATTTTTCTTGAATGGGGAAGTTGTCGAATTCGATACGACAGATGTTATTTTTTCAACGCCTGAAGATAAACGGACAGAAGATTATATATCAGGTCGTTTTGGATGA
- the pstA gene encoding phosphate ABC transporter permease PstA has protein sequence MRYVNHEAVVKKMNKRLIVNRVFKTIFFAATLFALLVLGVLFYRIISQGVGYLTPEFFQNFGSRIPEKAGIKAALIGSIWLMCVVAPVSIILGVGTAIYLEEYATKNKLNDFIRMNISNLAGVPSVVFGLLGLTIFVRALALGNSVLAAGFTMSLLILPVIIVGAQEAIRAVPQDVREASYGMGATKWQTIINIVLPSAIPGILTGAILALSRAVGETAPLVVIGIPVIVHFLPDNLLSQFTALPMQIYDWAKRPQEAFQYVSSAGILVLMIFLLIMNSIAIFIRNKFQKRY, from the coding sequence ATGAGATATGTGAATCATGAAGCGGTTGTAAAGAAAATGAACAAACGATTAATTGTAAACCGTGTTTTCAAAACGATATTTTTTGCTGCAACTTTATTTGCCTTATTAGTTTTGGGAGTGCTTTTCTACCGTATCATCTCTCAGGGAGTAGGTTATTTAACACCTGAATTTTTCCAGAACTTCGGCTCACGTATACCTGAAAAAGCAGGTATTAAAGCAGCATTAATTGGTTCTATATGGTTGATGTGTGTAGTTGCACCAGTATCTATTATTCTTGGTGTTGGGACAGCTATTTATCTTGAAGAATATGCTACAAAAAATAAATTAAATGATTTTATTAGAATGAATATTTCTAACTTAGCAGGTGTTCCATCTGTAGTGTTCGGTTTATTAGGTTTAACGATTTTTGTTCGGGCTTTGGCACTCGGAAATAGTGTGTTAGCTGCTGGCTTTACAATGAGCTTGCTCATACTACCAGTCATTATTGTTGGGGCGCAAGAGGCAATAAGAGCTGTCCCGCAAGATGTGCGTGAGGCTTCATATGGTATGGGAGCGACAAAGTGGCAAACCATTATTAATATTGTTTTGCCCTCCGCTATACCAGGTATTTTAACTGGCGCAATTTTAGCACTTTCCCGTGCAGTAGGAGAGACGGCACCTTTAGTAGTAATTGGTATTCCAGTAATTGTTCACTTTCTACCGGATAATTTACTAAGCCAATTCACTGCACTACCGATGCAAATTTATGATTGGGCGAAAAGACCTCAAGAGGCCTTCCAATACGTTTCATCGGCGGGAATTCTTGTGCTCATGATTTTCTTGCTAATTATGAACTCAATTGCAATCTTTATCCGAAATAAATTCCAAAAACGCTATTAA
- a CDS encoding superoxide dismutase, whose translation MAYELPELPYAYDALEPHIDKETMNIHHTKHHNTYVTNVNNALADHSDLQGKSVEELIANLDAVPEAIRTAVRNNGGGHANHSLFWQILSPNGGGNPTGELATAIDAKFGSFDAFKEEFAKAATTRFGSGWAWLSVANGELEVSSTANQDSPIMEGKTPLLGLDVWEHAYYLNYQNRRPDYIGSFWNVVNWDEVSKRFAAAK comes from the coding sequence ATGGCATATGAATTACCAGAATTACCTTACGCATATGATGCACTAGAACCACATATCGACAAAGAAACGATGAATATTCATCACACTAAACACCACAATACTTACGTGACAAACGTAAATAATGCGCTTGCAGATCATTCTGATTTACAAGGCAAATCAGTGGAAGAGTTAATCGCAAATTTAGATGCTGTTCCTGAAGCAATTCGTACGGCAGTTCGCAACAATGGTGGCGGACATGCTAACCACTCATTATTTTGGCAAATCCTTTCACCAAACGGTGGCGGAAATCCAACAGGTGAATTAGCTACAGCAATCGATGCTAAATTCGGTAGCTTTGATGCATTTAAAGAAGAGTTCGCTAAAGCAGCTACAACTCGCTTTGGATCAGGTTGGGCTTGGTTATCAGTAGCTAATGGAGAATTAGAAGTTTCTTCTACAGCGAACCAAGATTCACCGATTATGGAAGGTAAAACTCCATTATTAGGTTTAGACGTATGGGAGCATGCTTACTACCTAAACTATCAAAACCGTCGTCCTGACTACATCGGTTCATTCTGGAATGTAGTAAATTGGGATGAAGTATCAAAACGTTTTGCTGCTGCAAAATAA
- a CDS encoding DUF456 domain-containing protein, giving the protein MEIIGWILIVICFIVAFVGTFYPIIPSVVFMLLGYVVYGLFFSFTELTWLFWVIQILFVVLLFSADMAANAFGVKKFGGTKAGVWGSTIGLLFGPFVIPVAGILIGPFIGAVIAELIVTRLGLKQAIKSGVGSLIGFLTSSVVKIIILVIMLIVFVFFV; this is encoded by the coding sequence ATAGAAATTATCGGTTGGATATTAATCGTTATATGTTTCATCGTCGCCTTTGTCGGAACGTTCTATCCAATAATTCCATCAGTAGTGTTTATGCTTTTGGGATATGTGGTATATGGGTTGTTTTTTTCCTTTACAGAGCTAACATGGCTGTTTTGGGTAATTCAAATTTTGTTTGTTGTATTATTGTTTAGTGCAGATATGGCGGCAAATGCTTTTGGTGTGAAAAAGTTCGGTGGCACTAAAGCTGGGGTTTGGGGAAGTACAATTGGACTGCTTTTTGGTCCATTTGTTATTCCTGTAGCAGGTATTTTAATAGGACCATTTATAGGGGCCGTTATTGCAGAATTAATCGTTACGCGCCTTGGTTTAAAACAAGCAATTAAGTCAGGTGTAGGTTCTTTAATTGGTTTTTTAACTTCATCTGTAGTAAAAATTATTATTTTAGTCATTATGCTCATTGTGTTTGTTTTCTTCGTATAA